AAACTCGAGGCGCAAGGCTACAAGATCAAGCGCTTTGAAGTCCTCAGTAGCTGTTACGAGATTTACGGCCGAAACAAGGACGGTAAGAAGGTCGAAATCTATTTCGACCCGGTGGATGGGAGCATCGTCAAGCAACGAGGGGGGTAATGCCATCTCGTTATCCCGCGCCCGAAGGCTCCCGAACTATCTTGGTGTGGGATCTTTTCGTGCGGAT
This sequence is a window from Betaproteobacteria bacterium. Protein-coding genes within it:
- a CDS encoding PepSY domain-containing protein: MHRVTRITCAVLSLASMTALAAPECTKAPKEKWMSEKEMKAKLEAQGYKIKRFEVLSSCYEIYGRNKDGKKVEIYFDPVDGSIVKQRGG